In Risungbinella massiliensis, the genomic stretch GATGTAATAGCAAGATGTCTAACACCAAGATCAACACCGACTTGTTTCCCTGTCGAGTGTGTTATGGTTTCGATTTCACAGGAAAAACAAGCATAGTACTTTCCGTTTTTTCGGATGATGGTACAGGTCTTGATCTTTCCTTCTACTTGTCTGTGGCATTTGATGCGAACATTACCGATCTTAGACAGTTTCAGATATTTCCCATCAAGAGAAAACCCACTTTGTGGGTATGTGAAGCTATCATAACGGTTTTTACCTTGAAAGCGTGGGTATCCTGCTTTCTCTCCCGCTTTGATTCTACGAAAAAACCCTTTAAATGCTTTATCTAAACGACGTAGAATGTCCTGTAACACTTGCGATTGTACCTGTTTGAACTCTGGAAACTCTTTCTTTAGTCGTGGTAATTCATTCTGTTGCATGTTGTAGTTAACGGAAATACCACGTTTTTCATAAGAAAACTTTCGTTGTTCCAAAGCTGTATTGTATAGCCAGCGACACAAATTCAAGGTAGTTTCGATTCGTTCCATTTGTACCCGATTAGGTTCTATCTTGAATTTGTACGACTTCATCATTTGATTTTCCCCCTTTCTTTTTCTGATTTTCAATGTACTTACGAATCGTTTCTTCCGAAATAGAGCCAATGGTTTCCATGTAGAAGCTGCTATTCCAAAGATGACCATCCCATAACTTATTTCTTAGCCTCGGGAACTTTAGAAATAACTTCCTAGCGGAAATACCTTTCAACATTTTCACAATGTATGATGGAGCTACTTTAGGATGAGCAGAAGCAAAGACATGGACGTGGTCTTGCTCTCCCACCTCCATCATAGCTACTTCGAACCCTTTCTCCACCGCAATCTCTTGAAAACTGACTTTTAGATACGTTTCAATCTCTTGATCCAGTACGCTCTACGATACTTCACCGACCATACCATGTGGTAGTTGACATTATACACGCAAGTCCTAGCGTGTTTTACAGTGTTTTTACTCATACATATAGTATAACAAAAATAGGGTAAATATATTAAAATATAAGGAAAATTATATTACATATAGTAGGAGGAAAGTGCAAAAAATAAATTGCTCTAAGCATCCCCACAAGGGGGATACCGAGCAATGCTCCCTTTCATCTACCCCATTGAAATGGGGAGAATTCCCGTTCGCAAATCTTAAAAAGATCGCTCATAATCAC encodes the following:
- a CDS encoding RNA-guided endonuclease InsQ/TnpB family protein, with the protein product MMKSYKFKIEPNRVQMERIETTLNLCRWLYNTALEQRKFSYEKRGISVNYNMQQNELPRLKKEFPEFKQVQSQVLQDILRRLDKAFKGFFRRIKAGEKAGYPRFQGKNRYDSFTYPQSGFSLDGKYLKLSKIGNVRIKCHRQVEGKIKTCTIIRKNGKYYACFSCEIETITHSTGKQVGVDLGVRHLAITSDGEFFEHPKYFRKSERKLKRLQRIVSKRKKGSNRRRKAVALLAKLHEYIANQRKDIAHKISRYLVDRYDLIAFEDLNIKGMVLNHKLXVGFLLMGNI